One Sulfolobus sp. S-194 DNA segment encodes these proteins:
- the psmB gene encoding archaeal proteasome endopeptidase complex subunit beta has product METNNKLKILKSGTTTVGIKVKDGVVLAADRRASAGMYVAHKYVRKVLYIAPNIGITTAGSVADLQFIYDLLKNIYHYNLITGMRPITIKSLATYLANMLSFSKYLPYIVQILLGGVDEQPRLYNLDYVGDITEEDYTATGSGSVEAIGIIEDEYRPDMTLDEAADLARRAIFSSIKRDPYTGTGVIVSKITKSGHEEKEYYPQRKI; this is encoded by the coding sequence ATGGAGACTAATAATAAGTTAAAGATTTTAAAATCTGGGACTACCACAGTAGGAATAAAAGTAAAAGATGGAGTAGTATTAGCTGCTGATAGAAGAGCAAGTGCTGGAATGTATGTGGCACATAAGTATGTAAGAAAAGTTCTCTATATTGCACCAAATATAGGTATTACCACAGCTGGTAGTGTAGCAGATTTACAGTTTATATACGATTTGCTAAAGAACATATATCATTATAATCTGATAACGGGAATGAGACCTATTACAATCAAATCACTAGCTACATATTTGGCTAATATGTTATCCTTTTCTAAGTATCTTCCTTACATAGTTCAAATATTATTAGGTGGGGTAGATGAGCAACCAAGATTATACAATCTTGATTATGTAGGCGATATAACAGAAGAAGACTACACTGCGACAGGTTCTGGTTCTGTAGAAGCTATAGGTATAATTGAAGATGAATATAGGCCCGATATGACATTAGATGAAGCTGCTGATTTAGCTAGAAGAGCAATTTTCTCATCTATAAAAAGAGATCCCTACACAGGTACCGGAGTAATAGTGAGTAAAATAACTAAAAGTGGACATGAGGAAAAAGAATATTATCCTCAAAGAAAAATCTAA
- a CDS encoding replication factor C small subunit produces the protein MSLEEEILWAEKYRPRSLDDIVNQKDIVERLKRFVKDKNMPHLLFAGPPGTGKTTAALALVHDLYGDNYRQYFLELNASDERGIDVIRNKVKEFARTVAGGNVPFKVVLLDEADNMTADAQQALRRTMELYTETTRFILACNYLSKIIEPIQSRTALFRFYPLKKEDVVARLAYIAKNEKVEYDQKALETIYDITQGDMRKAINILQASSVYGKVTVEAVYKVLGLAQPKEIREMITLALQGNFLKAREKLRDLLVNYGLSGEDIIKQIHREVTGNEINIPDDLKVLLVDYIGEVEYRIMEGADDEIQLNALLAKLAVYGEKYLKGK, from the coding sequence ATGTCACTTGAGGAGGAAATACTTTGGGCTGAAAAATATAGGCCTAGAAGCCTTGATGATATAGTTAATCAAAAGGATATCGTAGAAAGATTAAAAAGATTCGTCAAAGATAAGAATATGCCTCATTTACTTTTCGCGGGTCCTCCTGGAACGGGAAAAACTACAGCTGCCTTAGCCTTAGTTCATGATTTATATGGCGACAATTATAGGCAATATTTCCTCGAGCTAAATGCAAGCGATGAAAGAGGAATAGATGTTATAAGGAATAAAGTTAAAGAATTTGCTAGAACAGTAGCTGGAGGAAACGTGCCATTTAAGGTGGTATTACTTGATGAAGCAGACAACATGACCGCTGATGCCCAACAAGCTTTAAGGAGAACTATGGAATTATACACAGAAACAACCCGTTTCATTTTAGCATGTAATTATCTTAGTAAAATCATCGAACCTATACAATCAAGAACAGCACTTTTTAGGTTTTATCCGTTAAAGAAAGAAGATGTAGTAGCTAGGCTTGCATATATAGCTAAAAACGAGAAAGTAGAGTATGATCAGAAAGCCCTTGAAACAATTTATGATATAACTCAAGGAGACATGAGAAAAGCAATAAATATACTTCAAGCTTCATCAGTATATGGTAAGGTAACTGTAGAAGCTGTATATAAAGTTCTTGGACTTGCACAGCCAAAAGAAATAAGAGAAATGATTACGTTGGCACTACAAGGAAATTTCCTTAAGGCTAGAGAGAAGCTAAGAGATTTATTAGTAAATTATGGATTGTCAGGGGAAGATATTATAAAACAAATACACAGAGAAGTTACAGGGAACGAAATAAATATCCCAGATGATTTGAAAGTATTATTAGTAGATTATATTGGAGAAGTAGAATATAGAATAATGGAAGGAGCAGATGATGAGATCCAACTAAATGCTCTTCTAGCTAAACTAGCTGTTTACGGGGAAAAGTACTTAAAAGGGAAGTAA
- a CDS encoding acryloyl-coenzyme A reductase yields MKAIVVPGPKQGYKLEELPDPKPGKDEVIIRVDRAALCYRDLLQLQGYYPRMKYPVVLGHEVVGTIEEVGENVKGFEVGDKVISLLYAPDGTCEYCQIGEEAYCHHRLGYSEELDGFFAEKAKIKVTSLVKVPKGTPDEGAVLVPCVTGMIYRGIRRSGGVRKGELVLVTGASGGVGIHAIQVAKALGAKVIGVTTSEEKAKIIKQYADYVIVGTKFSEEAKKIGDVTLVIDTVGTPTFDESLKSLWMGGRIVQIGNVDPSQIYNLRLGYIILKDLKIVGHASATKKDAEDTLKITQEGKIKPVIAGTVSLENIDEGYKMIKDKNKIGKVLVKP; encoded by the coding sequence ATGAAAGCAATCGTAGTTCCAGGACCTAAGCAAGGGTATAAACTTGAAGAGTTACCTGATCCTAAGCCGGGAAAAGATGAAGTAATAATTAGGGTAGACAGAGCCGCACTTTGTTATAGAGATTTGCTTCAACTACAAGGATATTATCCAAGAATGAAATACCCAGTTGTACTAGGGCATGAAGTTGTAGGAACCATAGAAGAAGTTGGAGAAAATGTAAAGGGATTTGAAGTAGGTGATAAAGTAATTTCTTTATTATATGCCCCAGATGGTACATGCGAATATTGCCAAATAGGTGAGGAAGCGTATTGTCATCATAGGCTAGGCTATTCAGAAGAGTTAGATGGTTTTTTTGCAGAGAAAGCTAAAATTAAAGTAACTAGCTTAGTAAAGGTTCCTAAAGGTACCCCAGATGAGGGAGCAGTACTTGTACCTTGTGTAACCGGTATGATATATAGAGGTATAAGGAGATCTGGTGGGGTACGTAAAGGGGAGTTAGTGTTAGTTACTGGTGCCAGTGGTGGAGTAGGAATACATGCAATTCAGGTTGCTAAAGCCTTAGGTGCTAAAGTGATAGGAGTAACTACATCAGAGGAAAAAGCAAAGATAATTAAACAATATGCGGATTATGTCATTGTAGGTACAAAGTTTTCTGAAGAGGCAAAGAAGATAGGTGATGTTACTTTAGTTATTGACACTGTAGGTACCCCTACTTTCGATGAAAGCTTAAAATCATTGTGGATGGGTGGAAGAATTGTTCAAATAGGTAATGTAGATCCTTCTCAAATCTATAATTTAAGATTAGGTTACATAATATTAAAAGATTTGAAGATAGTTGGCCATGCTTCAGCTACCAAAAAAGATGCTGAAGATACACTAAAAATAACACAAGAAGGGAAAATTAAACCAGTTATTGCAGGAACGGTTAGTCTTGAAAATATTGATGAAGGTTATAAAATGATAAAGGATAAGAATAAAATAGGCAAAGTCTTAGTAAAACCATAA
- a CDS encoding YbhB/YbcL family Raf kinase inhibitor-like protein, which produces MNVKSSAFKNEDFIPVRYTCDGEDISPEIEWDNVQNAKSYALIVEDPDAPGGTFIHWVIYNIKGTKLPENVKKVEKTELGIQGENDFGKIGYGGPCPPRTHPPHRYYFYVYALDIELPERSRINADELKNLMKGHIIDQGVIMGKYKRR; this is translated from the coding sequence ATGAATGTAAAGTCCTCAGCTTTTAAAAATGAAGATTTTATCCCAGTAAGATACACCTGTGATGGAGAGGATATATCTCCAGAGATAGAGTGGGATAATGTTCAAAATGCAAAAAGCTACGCCTTAATAGTTGAAGATCCAGATGCACCTGGAGGTACTTTTATACATTGGGTTATATATAATATAAAAGGAACAAAATTACCAGAAAATGTAAAAAAAGTTGAAAAAACTGAACTTGGTATTCAGGGTGAAAACGATTTTGGAAAAATAGGTTATGGAGGACCATGCCCTCCTAGAACCCATCCACCTCATAGATATTATTTTTATGTTTATGCTCTTGATATAGAACTGCCCGAGCGATCAAGAATAAATGCAGACGAGCTTAAGAATTTAATGAAAGGACATATAATTGATCAAGGAGTAATTATGGGTAAATATAAAAGGAGATAG
- a CDS encoding amidase produces MKLEELNSKYNIFITISRMKYRDKGKLRDLKFGIKDVILTKGVRTTAGSKILKDFTPNENAYVVDKILAEGGKIIGKTNTHEFALGATNTSSLIGPAKNPYDPERISGGSSGGSAIAVALGLVDVGIGTDTGGSVRIPASLCGVIGFKPTYGIIPTDGVIPFSWTFDTIGFLAKNIPLIRRTIEALAENKIPFISYSKRRPTLGLFLFGDYETSKALETVINKLSSYFDLVEVENELLIKYSRIVRKTIALAEASSYHMKYYDKYKELYSSDVRKLIEEGFKISAIDYVNSLRIRKVLLEEYFSIFKKIDALISPTTRIVAPRIQDVIGNELKYRDSLIANTEIFNTLGAPSISIPVTKLNDLPVGLMISGEPYKDGNVLDIAEEIMGIVGFIK; encoded by the coding sequence ATGAAATTAGAAGAATTAAATTCAAAATACAATATTTTCATCACAATCAGCAGAATGAAATATAGGGATAAAGGTAAACTAAGAGACCTAAAATTCGGAATAAAGGATGTTATTTTAACTAAAGGAGTAAGAACAACTGCGGGTTCAAAAATATTAAAAGATTTCACACCTAATGAGAACGCATATGTTGTTGATAAAATATTAGCTGAAGGAGGAAAGATAATAGGAAAAACTAATACTCACGAATTTGCGCTAGGTGCTACTAATACCTCTTCTTTAATTGGACCAGCAAAAAATCCCTATGATCCAGAGAGAATAAGTGGAGGATCTAGTGGAGGATCAGCAATAGCAGTAGCATTAGGTTTAGTTGATGTTGGTATAGGAACAGATACTGGAGGATCTGTAAGAATTCCTGCTTCATTATGTGGCGTTATAGGTTTTAAGCCAACCTACGGAATTATACCCACTGATGGGGTGATTCCTTTTAGTTGGACATTTGATACTATAGGTTTCTTGGCAAAAAATATCCCGTTAATAAGAAGAACTATTGAAGCTCTTGCTGAAAATAAAATTCCTTTTATATCGTACTCTAAGAGAAGACCTACGCTGGGATTATTCCTATTCGGAGATTACGAAACTTCTAAAGCCTTAGAAACAGTGATAAATAAACTTTCATCCTATTTTGATTTAGTAGAGGTAGAGAATGAATTATTGATTAAATATTCTAGAATTGTAAGAAAAACTATTGCTTTAGCAGAAGCTTCATCCTACCATATGAAATATTACGATAAATATAAAGAGTTATATTCGTCTGATGTTAGAAAATTAATTGAAGAGGGCTTCAAAATTTCAGCTATAGATTACGTTAACTCTTTAAGAATAAGAAAAGTATTGTTAGAGGAATACTTCTCTATCTTTAAAAAAATAGATGCATTAATCTCACCTACAACAAGAATTGTTGCACCTAGGATTCAGGACGTAATAGGGAATGAACTAAAATATAGGGATTCTTTAATTGCTAATACCGAAATATTTAATACTTTAGGAGCCCCATCAATCTCAATTCCAGTAACTAAGCTAAATGATTTACCTGTTGGGTTAATGATTAGTGGAGAACCCTATAAAGATGGAAATGTTTTAGATATTGCTGAGGAAATTATGGGAATTGTTGGTTTTATTAAGTAG